The genome window ATATCCGGCACTACGCCGAGAATTGCGGCCGGGACGATGCCCATACGGCGCGCCTCAATGCCGGCACCGTGCTGATCGCACGGCAGGGGGACGAATATGCCGTGGTCGCGGGCAACCTCGTTCTCAAGGAACATGCGCCGGCCCTGACGAAACGGCTGGACGCCGTGATCGCCATGGACGACGTGGCCCTCAAATCCGCCTACAAGGAACGCCTGCGGGCGCCGGTGACGGAAGGCGCGACCGGTGCCGGGCTCGGCTTTCTTCAGATGGCCCGGAAGGCCACGAAACCGCTGTCTTACAGTCTGTCGGACGCGGATTCGGATCACGCCTTCTTCACCTTGACAGCGGTGATCTAGCAACTGAAAAGAGGGGCCCTCGTCAGGGGCACGATTGGTTGGGGACGAGAATGGTCGAACGCATCACGATTGAAGGAACGCGGTCCTCGCCGGCCGTCGACTGCGATCCGAACAAGCGGGTGATCCACTTGTCGGGCGAATCCTATCCGGAAAACACCTTCGACTTTTACCGACCGATCATCGCCTGGCTGGATGCGGTCCTCGACGATGGTTCGAACCAGGCGGTCACCCTCGAAATCGCCCTGTCCTACCTCAACACCGGCAGTATCAAATCGATGATGGACATGCTGGACCGGATGGACGAGGCCCATGACACCGGGATCGAAGTGTCGGTCATCTGGCGCTGCGACCCGGAAAACGAACGGATCGTGGAACTGGCCGAAGAACTGCTGGAAGATGTCTCCCTGCCTTATGATATCGTGACGGACTAGGACCGGACATAAGGGAAAGCCTCTTGGCGGACCAAAGCAAAACCGACGCGCGGATCGATGCCCTGCTGGCACGGCTGGGAGACCTGACGCCGGACATGCGGGCCGAGGTCGAATGGCTGGTCGGCCGGTATCGCCGACTTGATCGCAATCTGGACAAGATCTCACGCATGAGCGACCGCATGCAGGCCCAGATTCTGGAACTGAACGATCAGTTGCGCGCGGCGTCGATCACCGACCCCCTGACCGGAATGGCCAACCGGCGCGGCGCTCATGATGCCTTGATATCGGAGACGAGGGCGTTCCACGACGCGGGTCTTCCGTTCTGTCTGGCCCTGTTCGACATTGATCACTTCAAGGCCGTGAACGACACCCACGGCCATGATGTCGGGGACGAAGTGCTGGTGGATTTCGCCGCGCGGCTGGCCGGTTCCATGCGCGAACGCGACCTCATCGCGCGCTGGGGCGGTGAAGAGTTTCTGGTGCTGATGCCCGAAACCGGCCCCGATGACGCCAGCATCCTGCTGGAGGGGTTTCTGGAGAAACTCCGTGCACGCCCGATCAAAACGGCAAATGGCCCCTTGCGAATAACGGCCAGCGCCGGGCTCTGCCGCTATATCGACACCGATGAAGGTTACGACCGCACCATCTACCGTGCCGATCAGGCCCTGTACGCGGCGAAGACATCGGGCCGCGACCGCTGGTTAATGGCTGAAGAGCCCTGATTTCAGGCGTCAGTGTCGAAATTCCGTCGCCGGCGGTCGGCCCATCAGGCGGGCGATGGCGTCGTCCACATCGATCTGCTGATCCAGAATGGCATTCACGGTCTGGGTAATCGGCATGTCGACCTTCGCCCGATCCGCCAGCGCCGCGACCGCCTGGGTCGACCAGTAGCCCTCCGTCACCGCCCGCCGCGCGGTCAGGACGTCGCCGATCCGACGTCCCTCCCCCAGGGCAATTCCGAAGGATGTGTTTCGGGATGTCGCGCTCATCGCAGTCAGAATCAGGTCTCCCGCGCCGGCCAGCCCCATCAGTGTTTCCGCCCGCCCACCTTCCGCGACAGCGAGGCGTACCATCTCCGCCAGTCCGCGACTGACCAGGGCCGCGCGGGCATTCTCCCCCAACCCCCGGCCGGTCGCGATACCGGCAGCGAGGGCGATCACGTTCTTGATCGCGCCCCCCAGCTCCGCGCCGACCGGATCATCCGACAGATAGGCCCGCAGCGAGCCCGACCCGATCCCGGCCTGCACCCGCTTCGCCGCCTCCTCATCCTCGGCCGCCAGGGTTATCGCGGTCGGGAGGCCGCGCGCGACCTCCGCCGCAAAGGTCGGCCCCGAAAAGACGCAGGTTCGGGCTGAGGGCAGGGTTTCCGACAGAACCTCGCTCATCCGCTTCAGGCTGCCGCGCTCGATCCCCTTGGCGCAGATCGCCACGGGCAGGCCCTCCGGCAGGACCGGTGCCGCGGCTTCGGCCACCGCGCGCACGACCTGCGCGGGGACGGCCAGAAGCGCAAAATCCGCGTCCGCCAGCACCGCTGCCAGATCGGTCGTGGCTTCGATCCCACGCTCCAGGGTCACGCCGGGCAGACGTCCCGGGTTGGATCCCGTGGTGATTTCCTTGGCGGCATCGGGGTTTCGCACCCACAGCCGCACGGGCCGGCCGGCACGCCGCGCCACACAAGCCAGCGCGGTTCCCCAGGCGCCGCCCCCCAGTACAGCGACGGTATTGCTCACGACGCCTCCTTTTCCGGTCCGGTCAGTTCGGATAGTGGCCATCGTGGGCGCGGCTTGAAATCCAGACCGTCGGTCAGCCCCAACCGAAAACGTTCCAGGCCGGCCCACGCGATCATGGCCGCGTTGTCGGTGCACAGCTTGATCGGCGGCGCGGCGAAGGCAATGTCCTCCTCGGCCGAAAGGCGCTCCAGGGCCGACCGGAGAGTTCCATTGGCGGCGACCCCGCCGGCGACGACAAGCGTCCCCCCCGCCCCGCGCGTCTCCCGGAACAGGCGGATCGCGTTTCGGGTCCTGTCTGCGATGACATCCGCGACCGCGTTCTGGAAGGCCGCCGCCAGATCCGCGCGGTCCATAGCGTCAAGCGCACCGTCCGCCCCGGCGGGCAGCTTGTCAGCGGCCTGACGCACCGCCGTCTTCAACCCGGCGAAGGAAAAATCGCACCCCGGCCGTCCGGCCATCGGTCGGGGCAGACTGAACCGATCCGGATTCCCCGCCGTCTTCGCGGCCGCCTCCACCGCCGGGCCACCGGGATACCCGAGCCCCAGCAGTTTCGCTGTCTTGTCGAAGGCCTCTCCGACGGCATCATCGACTGTTCCGCCCAATCGTTCGTAGTGGCCGACCGAATCGACGGCGAGAAGCTGGCAATGGCCGCCGCTGACGAGGAGCAGCAGATACGGGAACGCGACATCGTCCGTCAGACGGGCGGTCAGGGCATGCCCCTCGAGATGATTGACGGCGACATAGGGCAGGTTCGCCCCCAGGGCCATGGCCTTGCCCATCGTCGCCCCGATCATCACACCGCCGATCAGCCCCGGGCCGGCGGTCGCAGCCACGGCGTCCAGATCGGACAGTGCCAGCCCGGCCTCGTTCAGGGCATCCGAAACGATGCCGTCGAGATGGACCAGATGCGCGCGTGCCGCGATTTCCGGCACGACCCCGCCATAGGGACGGTGGTCGTCGAGCTGCGACAGGACGACATTGGCAAGAATGCGCCGCCCGTCGTCGACAATGGCGGCCGCAGTCTCGTCACAGGAGGTTTCGATACCCAGTACTAACATGTCATCGCAGGATGTAGCCTATGCGGACCGGATGCGCTACAGGTTCCGAAAGTTCAAGTCCTTACAACCGGCCGGAAGGGTTCTTCATGGCGCCGTCGATCGAAAAAGTCACCCTGGGAACGCGTGGATCGCCCTTGGCGATGCGCCAGACGGAGGAGGTCCGGGACCGGCTGATCGCAGCCCATCCCGGCCTGCAGGTCGAGATCGCCGAGATCAAGGTGGTCGGCGATCAGATTCAGGACCGTCCCCTCGCGGAAGTTGGCGGCAAGGGCCTGTTCACCAAGGAGCTGGACCGCGCGGTCATGGACGGACGGTGCGACGCCGCCGTCCATTCAATGAAGGATGTGGAAACCTGGCTGTCAGAGGGAATCTCCCTGACCTGCATCCTGGAACGCGAGGATGTACGAGACGCCTTTCTGAGCCCCGTCGCGCGTTCTATCGCGGACCTGCCGGTCGGCGCCCGCGTCGGTTCCGCGTCGCTTCGGCGCAAGGCCCAGATCCTGGCCACGCGCCCCGATCTGGAGGTCGTGCTTTTCCGGGGCAACGTTCAGACCCGACTGCGCAAGCTTGAGGAACGGGTTGCCGATGCCACTCTGCTGGCGATGGCCGGATTGAACCGTCTGGGCATGGCCGACGTCGCAACCACGGCCCTGGAGCCGGAGGAGATGCTGCCCGCCGTTGCCCAGGGCGCCGTCGGCATTACGATTGCCACGGACAATGCAGATCTGGCGGCACTCCTGGCGCCGCTCAACCATGCGGAGACCGCCCTTCGCGTGCATGCCGAGCGCGGCTTTCTGGATGTCCTGGATGGAACCTGCCACACCCCGATCGCCGGCCTGGCGGAACTGAACGGCGATACGATTCGGTTCCGGGGCCTTGTCGCCCGCGAGGACGGCACGAGGGTGTTGACCGTCGAACGGTCCGGCGCGGCTGCAGACGCCGAAAGTCTGGCACGGGATGCCGCGGCCGAACTGCGGGCTGAAATGGGCGAGACCTTCTTTGACTGATACCAACGGCCACGCCCCCGCCCTCGCCCCTCTTGTGCTGATTACACGGCCGGCCGAAGACGCCGCGCCGCTGCTGGATGCGATCCGGGCCATCGGACTGGATGGCATGGTTGAGCCGATGCTTCGGATAGAACCGCGGGCGGACGCCCGGATCGACATCGACGATTGCCGGGCGCTGCTGTTTACATCGGCCAACGGCGTACGTGCGTTTTCAAGATTGTCGACCCGTCGGGATCTGCCGGTCATCGCTGTCGGCCCCGCCAGTGCCCTGGCCGCGTCGGAGGCCGGATTCGAGGATGTTGAAGCAGCCGCAGGGGATGTCGACGCCCTGATCGAGTCGGTGCAGGCCCGGTTTTCGCCGGGGGAAGCGCCGTTCTTTCATGCAGCCGGTACCGTCACCGCAGGGGACCTCAAAGGGCGCCTGGAGGCCATCGGATACCGTGTCCGGCGCGAACACCTCTACAATGCCGAACCGGCTACCGGGCTGAGCGATGCGTGCCTGGCGGCCTTCGACAGCGGTCGAATTGCCGCGACCACGTTTTTTTCTCCCCGTACCGCCACAGCCTTTGTTAGGCTATTGGAAGAATCAGGGCGTGCGCCCCGTGCGCGTACGGTTTGGGCCATCTGTCTCAGCGAGGCCGTGGCTGCGGAAGCTCGGGCCATCGAATGGACCGGAACCAAAGTCGCCGAAACCCGGGATACCGCGGCGATAATCGCTGCTCTTGCGGAGACGGTCGGGCCAGGCGCGACGAGTGTGAACGCGGTCGAATCCGCGACAATGAACAAGGCAGGTGCCATGACGGAAGACAAAACCAAGCCGGACAACGAGACCGACGATGCGATCGCCGACGAGGATACGATCGCGGAGCCCGTCGAGGACCTCAATGCCGATGCGGTGATCGAGGCTTTTGGCGGCATTCGACCGATGGCGTCGAAATTGGACGTCGCCGTCAGCACCGTCCAGGGCTGGAAAACCCGCGGCCACATTCCCGATTCCCGATGGCGCGACATCATCGCCGCCGCCGGTGCCCATGACATCGACCTGAGTGCGGCGCTGCCGAAAGACGGTCCGGCCGAGCGGGACGCGGACGACGGCGTGGCGGAGAGCGAGACTCCCTGGTCAGAAGAAGCGAACGAGCAGAGCGACGCGGCCGGTTCCGTCGATGCCGCAGCCGGCGACACGGATGGTCACGACATGGCAACGGAACAGAGAATCGATACGGAGGAGAGCGCGGCACAGCCCACGTCCGAGGACGCCGCTCCGGACTCCCCGCAGGACGAACGCCCGGCGACAGCGTCGCAAGGCGGCGGCAAGCTTGCACTGCTGGTCGGTGTCGCCGCGATCCTGGCAGTGGTCGCCCGGCCGGTCTGGGGCCCCTACGTCGATCCCCATCTGGCCAAGTACATCCCACAGGGGACATCGGGCAGCGGTGCGCCGATGGTACCAGCCACTCCAAGTGTCGATCTGTCGGAACTCAATGCCGAGATCGCGGATCTGCGGACCCGACTGCAGTCGGTTGAGGAGCGTCCCGTCGCCATACAGGGTGTCCCCGGTGAAGACGGCCACGGTGTGGTCTACGGCATGGCGAGCCGCCTGTCCGCGCTCGAAGGCGAGATATCGGAACTGCGCGGTGCCATCAATTCGGTCAAGGCATCGATCGAACGCGATGACGACACGCGGGCACGCCTGCTGGAACGGTTGGGGGTCATCGAGAGTCTGACAGAACAGGCCACCACGGAGGCCGAAAGGGCTATGGCCGGTCTGGCCGGTGTCGAGGCGACCCTGAATCGTCAGGACGATGCCATCGCTGCCCTGGAACGTCGTCCCGCGATAGAGGGGGCGGCTCAGGCCGGCCTCGCCCTGGCGGTCGGCGATGTCGAATCCGCCATGGCCGACGGACGCCCCTTCTCAGACGCGCTGCTTCGATTGCAGGCGCTGGCGGAGAACGACCCCGCGATTGCCGAGGCCGCCGGCTCGCTGGTGCCCTACGCTGCTTCCGGGGTGCCGACGGATGCCGATCTGCTGGCCGCATTCCGCCGTGAAGCCCCGGCAATGCAGACCGAGCTGGGCAAAACCGATGGCGATGTCCTGGATACGTTGCTGAACGGCGCTCGGTCACTGGTTTCGGTCCGTCGCAAGGGCGATGCCCCCGACGCGCCCCCCGTCAGCCGCGCAGAGGCAGCGCTGGCACGCGGCGACCTGACCGGCGCCGTTGCCGCTCTGACGCCGGTTCGAGATGTCTCCACGACAGTCGATCTCTGGCTCGCCGGCGCAGAAGCCCGACTGGCGGCGGAAGCCGCATTGCGCCACCTCCGCCGAACGGTTGCGGCCGGCCTGAACGGCGTTACGGACGGCGACAGCAAAGACGGGGACGGCGCATGACCTGGCGGGTTCTCTGGTTTCTGATCAAGCTGGGCATCATTGGTGCCCTTGCGGTGTTCTTTGCGCTGGAGCCCGGTCGCGTCACCTTCGACTGGCAGGGCTGGGTCATCGACATGCCGGTCGGCGTCTTCGCGCTGAGCCTTCTGGTTCTGGTGCTTTTGTTCGTCTACGGGGAACGAATCCGACAGACCGTATTTCGTTTCCCGGGCCGCTGGCGTGCTCAGCGCAAAGCCATCCGTGAGATGAAGGGCTATCGCGCCCTGACGCTGGGCATGGTTGCGGTCGCGGCGGGCGACAAGGACGAATCCCGGCGGCAATCACGCCGCGCCAAGGATCTGCTGACCGACGCGCCCCTGACCAAGCTGCTGCAGGCCCAAAGCGCCCGCCTGTCCGGCGACGATCAGGCCGCTGTGGCCTATTTCGAGGATATGCGCGGCGACCCCGAGGTGGCGTTCCTCGGACTGCGCGGTCTGATGACCCAGGCTCTGCGTGCCGGGGACAAGGCCCGTGCATTGGAATTGGCCGAGGAAGCACGAAAGCTGCGCCCTGCCGCCAAATGGGTGTTGCTGGAGCTGCTGGACCTGCAGATCAATGCCGGCCGTTGGGCCAGCGCCCTCAAAACATTGGAGGATGCAGAGCGTACCGGCGCTCTGCCGCCCGAGGAAGCCGCCCCGGTTCGCGCACGTCTGGCCGTCCGGCAGGCCGAGTTGCTGTCAATTAGAGGCGATGACGGGCCGGCCCTGAAAACGGCGCAGACCGCGCTGAAGGCCGATCCGGAAAATGCGGAGGCCGTCACCCTGGCCGCAAGCCTGATGGCGCGTGCCGGTAAGGACCGGAAGGCGGAGAAACTGATCGAGGATGCCTGGCAGAAGGCGCCCGGCCCCCATCTGGCGGCAGCCTATCGGGACCTTGCACCGGAGGGGACAACCGCCCTCGCCCAGGTAAAGCGGTTTGAAAAACTGCTCAGCCTCGCGCCCGATGACGCGGAAAGCCATATGGCACTGGCCGATGCCAGCCTGGATGCCGAATTGTGGGGTGAAGCCCGGTCGCATCTGGCGAAGTCCCTCGACATCGTCGGGGAGCCTGTGCCACCGCGCCTGTGCCGTCTCTGGGCGCGACTGGAAGAATCCGAGCATGGTGACCTGACGGCGGCGCATGCCTGGCTGATGCGCGCAACGGAGGTTGAAGATTCTCAGGGTCTTACCACGGCCGTCGAACCCCAATCCCATCTGGGCGACCACCGGGATGACGGTGTCGTCGTCTGACCGGTCGCCGGATTCAGCTCAAAAAAAAGGCCGGACGGGACCGGCCTGAGTCTGACTTGGAGGTAGAAGGTTGCGGTGTTTCCCCGGCGGGGGACGGATCCTTTTGGATCGAAGCGCCGAGGATTTGCGCCGCCTTCTGACGATCAATATGGGTCACATAGGCGCAAACGTAAGTGATTGCCGTCACATTGCCCCAATTTTTTCGTCTTTCAGGTCACATTTCGCGGCGAAATCAGGTCAGGTCGGACTTGCAATGCGGCTGCGGTGCGGATAAAACCCTGCCGCCTGACGCCAGTGGCGAGCAGGCATCGATTGTGGCGGGCCGCCATAGCTCAGTTGGTAGAGCGGCGCATTCGTAATGCGTAGGTCGGGTGTTCGAGTCACCCTGGCGGCACCACTTCCTCCCGAAAAAACAGCAGACGCCAACCCGTTTCGTTCGGGGCAGGCTGTCATGCGTGCTGTCCCCGCAGCCTGATCGGAGGGGCCGCTATCCGTGCGGACGGATATCGCCGGTATCGTGGGCATACAGGTAGTCTTCCACCGCCGATTTCAGCGCGGTCGCAGCCTGGATCGGGATCTTGTAGGCATGTCCCCCCTGAACCAGACGATTGTCCTGCATGACCCAGAAACTGGGCGTCCGGCCGCGATTGGAGACATGTACCGCCAGCGGCACCGGCGCCCCTGCCGGATTGCTAAGGGCCAGTCTGACACCGTCTTCTCGGCCTTCGCGAACGATCTCGAACCGCCAACGCTCCTGCCGCAGGACATAGCGCATCGCCTCCTCAACCAAAGCCACCGGATCGTCGGCATCGACTTTCGCCAGTTGCTGCGCCACCAGGATTTCCAGGGCCTGTGAGGCGGTCGCGATGTCTTCCCGGTCGATGCTGAGCGCCGCATTCAGGCAACGAGCCGCAACCTGAGCCAGTTCGTCGCCGTCCAGCGTCGCCGTCATCCCCCAAATCTCCAGATCGTCATCGTCCGGTGACCGGCTTCGCGCCGCCTCTATCCGGATCGGAGCGGCATTTGTTGCCCCATCCTTGCCGACGCTGACCAGTACGACCGCATCCCGGTCGGCGACGAATCGATAATCTGGCATCGATACTGTTGCTCCTTTGTTACAGAACCCTCTAGTGGCGAAATAACCGCCAAATAGGAAACAAATACACCCTATGGACTGCCAATTGTACCGCTAAAGTTTTAGAGTGCGGCATTTCAATACCGTTAACCTCACGTTTTAATTGAATTGAAAAAAATCAATCAAGTTGAATTACCGCTGGGATAGGATAATCGTTACGACCTGGATTTGGGGGGTTGAGAGGGACTAAGGGATGGCGCATCCAGTTGACGTTGCAGTAGGGAATCGCGTTCGCGAGTTGCGTACACGTGCCGGACTGTCTCAGACGGATCTGGGTCTGAAACTCGGTGTCAGTTTCCAACAGGTTCAGAAGTATGAAAAGGGCGTCAACCGAATGGGGGCGAGCCGCCTCATTCAGATTTGCGAAGCCCTTAAAGTGTCGGTGAACGACATTTTCGACGGCATTGCGTCCGTCACGGATGCCGCTGACAAGCCTTTGGCCGATCCGGAGGCAATGCGGATCGCGCGGGATATCCAGCGGATCGAGAACGAGGGTATGCGGACGGCGGTCAAACAGCTCGTCCGGACCATGTCCCGTCTGTAACGTCGTCGCGCAAAAAAGGTGAATACGGTACCGATCTGCAAGGTTCGGCCGCACCGCTGCTGACAACGGCGCGACCGCCCTTGAAACAATACACTACCGTCACTGATTTTAGCTCGCCAGGCGCGCCTCGGCGGCAACGTCGATCAGGCGGATGATCTCACGACGCATGGCGTCGTCCGGGATCTGGTGAAGCTTGGTCGCCGTGGCGATGGCCTTCCGCGACAGTTTCGCGTTGTTCGGCCCCTGATCGGCATCGACGCCGTCGATCCCGTCAAAGAAATACTCGACCGGAACACTCAATGCGACGGAGGTCTGCAACAGGCGGCTGGCGCCGATCCGGTTCGTGCCCTTCTCGTACTTCTGCACCTGCTGAAAACTTACGCCCAGCTTGTCGCCCAGATCAGTCTGGGACATTCCCTTGGCAACACGCGCTTCGCGCACACGGCGGCCAACATAAACATCCGTAGGATGCGGCATATCAATCTCCTGTTTCGACTTGGATGAAACCGCTCCCATGAGCCCGGCTTGGCGGATGGTGTGAGGCACGACCGATCCACTGCGGACCAAAGACCGCAACAACGGATTCATGGAAAGCTGGATTTAGGCCGGCTGACACCGACACCGCCGGACGTACTGACGGGGCGTTCGCCCCAAGGTCCCGAAGCACGAGTTTGCGTCTTCAATACAGGACCCGAATACACGGCAGAAGTGCAATTACATTACAGTGAAATTACATATGTTCAAGGAAAATCGCGTTTTTATCCGTAGAACACGGTAAAAGAGTACTCACGGGTGCCGAAAGCGCCCAAATCCAACCGTTTAAGTGGAAGGGAAGATCATGTCAGAACTCAAGATTGACCACCCCCGGCATAAGGATGCCGATTCAGTACGCGTCATTGTGGTGACCACGATGAACGACTTCATGGCGTGCAACGCCGTCAGATCCGCCGCATTCCTGGCCCGCGGCGAACCGTTCCACGAAGAATTCGACGGCAACGATCTGGTCAGCACGACCCATCTCCTGGCGAAATGCGGCAAAGCGCCGATCGGCACCATGCGGGTGAGGATCCTGAGCGCGGGCGCGGGCGGCGTCGCGGCATGGGAACGGCTGGCCATTCTCCCCAATGCCGGTCGGCTCGGCACGAAGGCGCTGCTGGGTCTCGCCCGAACCGCACGGGCCTACAGCGAATTCAAAGGGGTCAGCGCGGTTGTCGGCGCGGTCGAGAACCCGAAACTGCTCAAATTCTGGCAGAAGCATGGATTTGAGTTGATGAATGTACCGCCCGCAGTATACAACAATGTCGAGTATCACCAGATTCGGCTAAATCTACGCGATGCCAGAGACATTCATGCCGTGTCGGAGGATTCCGACCTCCTTGAGGCAATGAATGGGTCGGTCGAATATCTCGATTTCGACCGATACCTGTCTCAGCATGCCGAAATGTAGGGTTTTCAGCCAGTTAGACAGGCGGATCCTACCGTTGCGCTGGAAGCGGGCGGCCCACCGGCTGCCCGAATCCAGATGGGGCGTACATAAAGGACGCGGTACAAGGGTCACGGCATGTGCGCAAGGCGCGGATGACGACAACCACTTTAAGGTCCCGGTAATAGAATCGGCGTATTCTACAATCACTGAATGTACTGAAGGGTAAATTCCGAAACGTGGCGGATCGTAAGTCCCACAATGCCAACGCCGTATCGGCGCCGCTCGTCTCCCTGGGGACGGGATCGGCTTTGAATGCGTTCGCAAACGCGGATTCGCCCATGACCGTGGTTCGGACCGTGAAGGCGCTGGGGTTCAAATGGGCCTTCTGGCAATCCTGGGAAACGGACGCGGTCCTGACCTGGGATGCCATGCCGGATGGATTCCTTGAGCATTACTACGGCATTCAGGCGGACAGGTTCTGTCCCGTGGCCGTCGCCATTCGGCGCCGCTGGCAGAATTTCACCTTCTCCGAGGCGCGCGCGACACTGACGGGCCCCTATGCCAACGACGCTACCCGAGTCTGGGAAGCGTTCGGTGTTCGCGACGGAACCGTCATATTCGGCGGGCGCGGTCAGAATGTCAGCGCCCTCATCCTGACATCCGACAAATCGGTCGATTCCCTTTTCATGCAGTTCCGCGCTGAACTGTCGATCGCGGCGGTGCGTATGGATGAACTGCTGCGCGGTCATCCGGGCCTGACCCGCACGGCGCGTGACTTCATCAATCTCAGCGAGAAGCAGATGGATGTCCTGCGCATCCAGATCGACCACCCGGAACTGAGCTTCCAGGAACAGGCCAAGCTGCTGGATATTTCGCCGCGCATGCTGGAGAAACGACACCAGCAGATTGCCAAGCGTTTCGGTGTTTCGAGCTTTACCGCGGCCGTCGCAAAGGCCGTCGCCGACGGCATCGGCCTCGGCTGACCCCTGCCCCGGGCGCCGCCACGCCCCCTGCATCGTCGCAAATTGGACGGGCCTATTGCGATGCAGTATAACCCGACCCATCTGTAATTCGCGGGGGAAGTTCGGTCAGCCCGCGCCAATGAACCGCAGAGCGCAGGGCCTCGAATTCCCCGTCCCCAGCCTTTTTTGGAACGGGAGATTTCAAAGCCATGACCATGACTGGCCAAGACAGTTTGAAGACCCGCCGCACGCTCACCGTCGGTGCGCGGAATTATGACTATTATTCGATCGCGGCAGCCGCGGAGACAATCGGCGACGTGTCGCGCCTACCCTTTTCGTTGAAGGTTCTGCTGGAAAACCTGCTGCGTTTCGAAGACGGCGCCAGCGTCACGACCGAGGACGTACAGGCCATGGCCGACTGGCTGAAGGCCAGGAGTTCCGACCGGGAGATTGCCTATCGGCCGGCCCGCGTGCTGATGCAGGACTTTACCGGCGTGCCCGCCGTCGTCGACCTGGCCGCAATGCGCGCCGCAATGGTCAAGATGGGCGGCGACCCGCAGAAGATTAACCCGCTCTCCCCCTGCGATCTGGTCATCGACCATTCGGTCATGGTCGACTATTTCGGCGGTCCGGATGCGTTCAAGAAGAATGTCGAGCTTGAGTTCGAACGCAATGGCGAACGCTATGAGTTCCTGCGTTGGGGACAGACTGCCTTCGACAATTTCCGTGTCGTGCCCCCCGGTACCGGCATCTGCCACCAAGTCAACGTCGAGTATCTGGCACGCGGTGTCTGGTCGTCGCCGGAAAATGGCGGCGATACCGAAATCGCCTATCCGGACACTCTGGTCGGCACCGACAGCCACACCACCATGGTGAATGGGTTGGGCGTGCTGGGTTGGGGCGTCGGCGGGATCGAAGCCGAAGCCGCCATGCTGGGCCAGCCGGTCACCATGCTGATTCCGGAAGTCGTCGGCTTCAAACTGTCCGGCAAGCTCAAGGAAGGCATGACCGCCACCGACCTCGTGCTGACCGTCACCCAGATGTTGCGGAAGAAGGGTGTCGTCGGGAAGTTCGTCGAATTCTACGGCGAAGGGTTGGACAGCCTGACCCTGGCCGATCGCGCGACCATCGCCAACATGGCCCCGGAATACGGCGCGACCTGCGGTATCTTCCCGATCGACGCCGAAACCATCCGCTATCTGGAGTTCTCCGGCCGCGAAGAAGAGGACATCGCGCTGACTGAAGCCTATGCCAGGGCGCAGGGCATGTGGCGCGAACCCGGATCGGCCGACCCGGTCTTCACGGATACACTGGAACTGAACCTGGACACGGTCGAGCCGTCGCTCGCCGGGCCGAAGCGCCCGCAGGACCGCGTCAGCCTGTCCATGGCCGCGCCGGAGTTCAAGAAAGTCATCGCCGACTATCTGGGGGTCCCGTCCAATGACGAGGAAGCCCGCCTGGCCGCCGAAGGCGGACCAGCCCAGGC of Alphaproteobacteria bacterium contains these proteins:
- a CDS encoding uroporphyrinogen-III synthase; this translates as MTDTNGHAPALAPLVLITRPAEDAAPLLDAIRAIGLDGMVEPMLRIEPRADARIDIDDCRALLFTSANGVRAFSRLSTRRDLPVIAVGPASALAASEAGFEDVEAAAGDVDALIESVQARFSPGEAPFFHAAGTVTAGDLKGRLEAIGYRVRREHLYNAEPATGLSDACLAAFDSGRIAATTFFSPRTATAFVRLLEESGRAPRARTVWAICLSEAVAAEARAIEWTGTKVAETRDTAAIIAALAETVGPGATSVNAVESATMNKAGAMTEDKTKPDNETDDAIADEDTIAEPVEDLNADAVIEAFGGIRPMASKLDVAVSTVQGWKTRGHIPDSRWRDIIAAAGAHDIDLSAALPKDGPAERDADDGVAESETPWSEEANEQSDAAGSVDAAAGDTDGHDMATEQRIDTEESAAQPTSEDAAPDSPQDERPATASQGGGKLALLVGVAAILAVVARPVWGPYVDPHLAKYIPQGTSGSGAPMVPATPSVDLSELNAEIADLRTRLQSVEERPVAIQGVPGEDGHGVVYGMASRLSALEGEISELRGAINSVKASIERDDDTRARLLERLGVIESLTEQATTEAERAMAGLAGVEATLNRQDDAIAALERRPAIEGAAQAGLALAVGDVESAMADGRPFSDALLRLQALAENDPAIAEAAGSLVPYAASGVPTDADLLAAFRREAPAMQTELGKTDGDVLDTLLNGARSLVSVRRKGDAPDAPPVSRAEAALARGDLTGAVAALTPVRDVSTTVDLWLAGAEARLAAEAALRHLRRTVAAGLNGVTDGDSKDGDGA
- a CDS encoding heme biosynthesis HemY N-terminal domain-containing protein is translated as MTWRVLWFLIKLGIIGALAVFFALEPGRVTFDWQGWVIDMPVGVFALSLLVLVLLFVYGERIRQTVFRFPGRWRAQRKAIREMKGYRALTLGMVAVAAGDKDESRRQSRRAKDLLTDAPLTKLLQAQSARLSGDDQAAVAYFEDMRGDPEVAFLGLRGLMTQALRAGDKARALELAEEARKLRPAAKWVLLELLDLQINAGRWASALKTLEDAERTGALPPEEAAPVRARLAVRQAELLSIRGDDGPALKTAQTALKADPENAEAVTLAASLMARAGKDRKAEKLIEDAWQKAPGPHLAAAYRDLAPEGTTALAQVKRFEKLLSLAPDDAESHMALADASLDAELWGEARSHLAKSLDIVGEPVPPRLCRLWARLEESEHGDLTAAHAWLMRATEVEDSQGLTTAVEPQSHLGDHRDDGVVV
- a CDS encoding helix-turn-helix transcriptional regulator translates to MAHPVDVAVGNRVRELRTRAGLSQTDLGLKLGVSFQQVQKYEKGVNRMGASRLIQICEALKVSVNDIFDGIASVTDAADKPLADPEAMRIARDIQRIENEGMRTAVKQLVRTMSRL
- a CDS encoding helix-turn-helix transcriptional regulator, yielding MPHPTDVYVGRRVREARVAKGMSQTDLGDKLGVSFQQVQKYEKGTNRIGASRLLQTSVALSVPVEYFFDGIDGVDADQGPNNAKLSRKAIATATKLHQIPDDAMRREIIRLIDVAAEARLAS
- a CDS encoding GNAT family N-acetyltransferase, encoding MSELKIDHPRHKDADSVRVIVVTTMNDFMACNAVRSAAFLARGEPFHEEFDGNDLVSTTHLLAKCGKAPIGTMRVRILSAGAGGVAAWERLAILPNAGRLGTKALLGLARTARAYSEFKGVSAVVGAVENPKLLKFWQKHGFELMNVPPAVYNNVEYHQIRLNLRDARDIHAVSEDSDLLEAMNGSVEYLDFDRYLSQHAEM